In Citrobacter sp. RHB25-C09, the following proteins share a genomic window:
- the fliI gene encoding flagellar protein export ATPase FliI, whose product MTTRLTRWLNTLDNFESKMTQLPSVRRYGRLTRATGLVLEATGLQLPLGATCVIERQDGGETQEVESEVVGFNGQRLFLMPLEEVEGILPGARVYAKNIAGEGLHSGKQLPLGPSLLGRVLDGSGKPLDGLPSPDTTETGALITQPFNPLQRTPIEHVLDTGVRPINALLTVGRGQRMGLFAGSGVGKSVLLGMMARYTRADVIVVGLIGERGREVKDFIENILGADGRARSVVIAAPADVSPLLRMQGAAYATRIAEDFRDRGQHVLLIMDSLTRYAMAQREIALAIGEPPATKGYPPSVFAKLPALVERAGNGIHGGGSITAFYTVLTEGDDQQDPIADSARAILDGHIVLSRRLAEAGHYPAIDIEASISRAMTALISEQHYAKARHFKQLLSSFQRNRDLVSVGAYAKGSDPMLDKAIALWPQLEAFLQQGIFERADWEDSLQALDLIFPAM is encoded by the coding sequence ATGACGACACGCCTGACCCGCTGGCTCAACACGCTGGATAATTTCGAAAGTAAAATGACGCAGCTTCCCAGCGTACGCCGCTATGGTCGGCTGACTCGCGCAACCGGGCTTGTGCTTGAAGCCACCGGACTGCAATTGCCGCTTGGCGCGACCTGCGTTATTGAGCGTCAGGACGGCGGCGAAACCCAGGAAGTGGAAAGCGAAGTGGTCGGCTTTAACGGCCAGCGCCTGTTTCTGATGCCTCTTGAAGAGGTGGAAGGCATTCTGCCCGGTGCCCGCGTATATGCCAAAAATATCGCCGGTGAAGGCCTGCATAGTGGCAAACAGTTACCGCTAGGACCCTCGCTGCTCGGCCGCGTTCTCGATGGCAGCGGCAAGCCTCTTGACGGCCTCCCCTCCCCCGATACCACTGAAACCGGGGCGCTGATTACCCAACCGTTTAACCCGCTTCAGCGTACGCCGATTGAGCATGTACTGGATACAGGCGTTCGGCCGATCAACGCCCTGCTTACCGTAGGTCGCGGTCAGCGTATGGGGCTGTTTGCCGGTTCCGGCGTCGGGAAAAGCGTGCTGTTGGGGATGATGGCGCGTTATACCCGCGCAGATGTCATTGTCGTGGGGCTCATTGGCGAGCGTGGACGCGAAGTAAAAGATTTTATCGAAAACATTTTGGGCGCTGATGGCCGCGCGCGTTCGGTGGTGATTGCCGCGCCTGCTGACGTCTCTCCGCTACTGCGTATGCAAGGAGCAGCCTATGCCACCCGTATCGCCGAAGATTTTCGCGATCGCGGCCAGCATGTGTTGCTGATCATGGATTCGCTCACCCGTTACGCGATGGCGCAGCGTGAAATCGCCCTTGCCATCGGCGAACCACCCGCCACCAAAGGGTACCCCCCTTCCGTGTTTGCCAAACTGCCCGCGCTGGTTGAACGCGCCGGGAATGGTATCCACGGCGGCGGCTCCATCACCGCGTTTTACACGGTACTGACCGAAGGGGATGACCAGCAGGACCCTATCGCCGATTCGGCGCGAGCGATCCTCGACGGTCACATTGTGCTGTCGCGCCGTCTGGCTGAGGCCGGGCACTATCCGGCCATTGATATTGAAGCCTCCATCAGCCGTGCAATGACCGCGCTGATTAGCGAACAGCATTACGCCAAAGCCCGTCATTTTAAGCAGTTGCTATCGAGCTTTCAGCGCAACCGCGATCTGGTTAGCGTCGGTGCTTACGCCAAAGGCAGCGACCCGATGCTCGATAAGGCAATCGCACTCTGGCCACAGCTGGAGGCATTTCTGCAGCAAGGTATTTTTGAACGGGCCGACTGGGAAGATTCCCTGCAGGCTCTCGATCTGATTTTCCCGGCGATGTGA
- a CDS encoding acetyltransferase yields MKLYGIVGAGGYGREVMPLVQEMILVSSFSTAAHCVFVVENAKEKIVNGLPVLSPEEFFSHPAQEKFFNVAIAASHVRERIASAFIAQGIVPFTVTSSQSVVYRTADIGEGAIINPFATISANSKIGKFFHANFYSYVAHDCVIGHYVTFAPGVKCCGNVVIDDHAYVGAGAVIKQNTAEKPIVIGAGAVIGMGAIVTKSVPAGMTVVGNPARPLNKH; encoded by the coding sequence ATGAAACTGTATGGCATTGTGGGCGCGGGCGGCTATGGCAGAGAGGTCATGCCCCTCGTCCAGGAAATGATCCTCGTGTCTTCTTTTTCAACGGCTGCACACTGCGTTTTTGTCGTTGAGAATGCGAAAGAAAAAATTGTGAACGGACTGCCGGTCCTCTCCCCGGAGGAATTTTTCTCGCATCCAGCTCAGGAAAAGTTTTTTAACGTGGCCATTGCGGCCAGCCACGTCAGGGAAAGAATCGCCTCAGCGTTTATCGCGCAAGGTATTGTGCCTTTTACTGTCACCAGCAGCCAATCAGTGGTATATCGCACGGCAGACATTGGCGAAGGGGCAATTATCAATCCGTTTGCCACCATTTCTGCAAACAGCAAAATAGGCAAATTTTTCCATGCCAATTTTTATTCCTATGTGGCTCATGACTGTGTGATCGGTCATTACGTCACGTTTGCGCCGGGGGTGAAATGCTGTGGGAATGTGGTGATTGACGATCATGCCTACGTGGGGGCCGGGGCGGTCATCAAGCAAAATACGGCAGAAAAACCGATCGTTATTGGTGCTGGTGCGGTCATTGGGATGGGCGCGATTGTGACCAAAAGCGTGCCTGCGGGAATGACGGTAGTGGGTAACCCAGCCCGGCCGCTGAATAAACACTAA
- the fliG gene encoding flagellar motor switch protein FliG: MSNTLTGTDKSVILLMTIGEDRAAEVFKHLSQREVQTLSAAMANVRQISNQQLTEVLAEFEQEAEQFAALNVNANEYLRSVLVKALGEERAASLLEDILETRDTASGIETLNFMEPQSAADLIRDEHPQIIATILVHLKRGQAADILALFDERLRHDVMLRIATFGGVQPAALAELTEVLNGLLDGQNLKRSKMGGVRTAAEIINLMKTQQEEAVISAVREFDGELAQKIIDEMFLFENLVDVDDRSIQRLLQEVDSESLLVALKGAEQPLREKFLRNMSQRAADILRDDLANRGPVRLSQVENEQKAILLIVRRLAETGEMVIGSGEDTYV, translated from the coding sequence ATGAGTAATACCCTTACCGGTACCGATAAAAGCGTCATCCTGCTGATGACCATTGGCGAGGATCGTGCGGCAGAGGTGTTTAAACACCTCTCCCAGCGCGAAGTGCAGACCCTGAGTGCAGCGATGGCTAACGTTCGCCAAATCTCTAACCAGCAGTTGACCGAAGTGCTGGCTGAATTTGAGCAAGAAGCTGAACAGTTTGCGGCGCTCAACGTCAACGCCAACGAATATCTGCGTTCCGTACTGGTGAAAGCGCTGGGCGAAGAACGTGCCGCCAGTCTGCTGGAGGATATTCTTGAAACTCGCGATACCGCCAGCGGCATTGAAACGCTCAACTTTATGGAGCCGCAAAGCGCCGCCGACCTTATTCGCGACGAACACCCGCAGATTATCGCCACCATTCTGGTACACCTCAAACGCGGCCAGGCTGCCGATATTCTGGCATTGTTCGACGAACGCCTGCGCCACGATGTGATGCTGCGTATCGCTACTTTCGGCGGCGTACAGCCAGCCGCGTTGGCGGAACTGACGGAAGTGCTCAATGGCCTGCTCGACGGCCAGAATCTCAAGCGCAGCAAAATGGGCGGCGTGAGAACCGCGGCAGAAATTATCAACCTGATGAAAACGCAGCAGGAAGAAGCGGTTATCAGCGCAGTACGCGAATTCGACGGTGAACTGGCGCAGAAAATTATCGACGAGATGTTCCTGTTCGAAAACCTGGTCGATGTGGACGATCGCAGTATCCAGCGCCTGCTCCAGGAAGTGGATTCCGAGTCGTTGCTGGTCGCACTGAAAGGTGCAGAACAGCCGCTGCGCGAGAAGTTCCTGCGCAACATGTCGCAACGTGCTGCGGATATCCTGCGCGACGACCTTGCTAACCGTGGTCCGGTACGTCTGTCGCAGGTGGAGAACGAACAGAAAGCAATTCTGCTTATTGTGCGTCGTCTGGCGGAAACCGGCGAGATGGTAATTGGCAGCGGCGAGGATACCTATGTCTAA
- a CDS encoding CatB-related O-acetyltransferase: MNIETEKDCLGVDPNHPMAPYFDVLTYSDGLFSTLPKGFFQNWLGVPSSTGTMYIGKGSALGVGSIVKYDAGIQSLRVGRFVAGGMRLKFILNGQHEMKTMSTSMFSYFHHELRNPPPPQYGDTVIKNDVWMGDEMMMLGGGEINNGCIIGARSVLPPNFKSEPYGIYAGNPARLIRFRFSDNIIESLLDIAWWDQPDLVNWLKLINGYFMQDFTEDEAKTLALLEEVKAHKAKWLAN, from the coding sequence GATGTCCTGACCTACAGCGACGGTTTATTTAGCACATTGCCGAAAGGTTTCTTTCAGAACTGGCTTGGTGTGCCATCCAGTACCGGAACCATGTATATCGGCAAAGGTTCCGCATTGGGCGTCGGCTCAATCGTGAAATATGACGCGGGGATACAAAGTCTGCGCGTGGGTCGTTTTGTCGCTGGCGGGATGCGCTTAAAATTCATTCTCAACGGTCAGCATGAAATGAAAACCATGTCGACCTCCATGTTTTCTTATTTTCATCATGAATTACGTAATCCACCGCCGCCGCAATACGGTGATACCGTCATCAAAAACGACGTCTGGATGGGTGATGAAATGATGATGCTGGGCGGCGGTGAAATTAATAACGGCTGCATTATTGGCGCGCGCTCAGTCCTTCCGCCAAATTTCAAATCTGAACCGTATGGAATTTACGCCGGCAACCCCGCACGCTTAATCCGTTTTCGTTTTTCGGACAACATCATTGAATCGCTGCTGGATATTGCATGGTGGGATCAACCGGATCTTGTGAACTGGCTAAAACTGATTAACGGCTATTTCATGCAAGATTTTACCGAGGATGAAGCAAAGACGCTTGCGCTACTGGAAGAAGTCAAAGCCCATAAGGCGAAGTGGCTGGCGAACTGA
- the fliK gene encoding flagellar hook length control protein FliK, which produces MIVIPQLVATDTELTTGLPSGKMADSAQDFLALLAGALGADGAQGQDGSLTLADLRAASGKLPNGLLAQESDTSHAVNLADLLAGKEASPDALVKGLSEAQQLLASLTPAQKSTTLAALSQSVRLDEDKPALSDDDLANLSALFAMLPVPTATAPVATSKNASTVDSVLKGSDRATPSGLGNAFAAGESLKGNIGAAAQENVPTGSKEQLLAPVVAQTAAPAGADSSPSAMATSVAMAPVSSSSPQPTLPANTAPVLSAPLGSGEWQQSLSQHITLFTRQGQQSAELRLHPEDLGQVQISLKLEDNHAQLQMISAHSHVRAALEAALPVLRTQLAESGIQLGQSSISSESFAGQQHAFSQQQHGASTPGQQTPLADDESELAVPASLQAAARGTGAVDIFA; this is translated from the coding sequence ATGATTGTCATACCCCAACTGGTCGCAACTGATACAGAACTGACTACCGGCCTGCCATCCGGAAAAATGGCCGACTCCGCACAGGATTTCCTGGCATTGCTGGCTGGCGCACTTGGTGCTGATGGCGCACAAGGTCAGGATGGTTCGCTGACGCTCGCCGATCTTCGCGCCGCCAGCGGTAAGCTGCCAAACGGATTACTGGCGCAGGAGAGCGACACTTCGCATGCCGTTAACCTCGCTGACCTGCTCGCGGGAAAAGAAGCCTCCCCGGATGCACTGGTGAAAGGACTGAGTGAGGCGCAGCAATTGCTCGCATCACTGACCCCAGCGCAGAAATCAACCACGCTGGCGGCCCTGAGTCAGTCAGTACGCCTTGACGAAGATAAACCGGCCTTGAGCGATGACGATCTCGCAAACCTGAGTGCCCTCTTCGCGATGCTGCCGGTCCCGACGGCAACGGCGCCTGTCGCGACAAGCAAAAACGCCAGTACCGTGGATAGCGTACTGAAAGGCAGCGACCGCGCCACACCATCCGGCCTCGGCAATGCATTCGCGGCGGGTGAATCGCTAAAAGGGAATATCGGCGCGGCGGCACAAGAGAATGTCCCGACAGGGTCAAAAGAACAATTGCTGGCACCTGTGGTCGCACAAACAGCGGCACCTGCCGGAGCGGATTCATCCCCGTCGGCTATGGCGACCAGCGTGGCGATGGCCCCCGTGTCTTCATCTTCTCCGCAGCCTACACTTCCCGCTAATACGGCTCCAGTATTGAGCGCGCCGCTGGGCAGTGGTGAGTGGCAGCAGTCGCTCAGCCAGCACATCACCCTGTTTACCCGTCAGGGCCAGCAAAGTGCTGAACTGCGTCTGCACCCGGAAGACCTGGGCCAGGTGCAGATCTCCCTGAAGCTTGAGGACAATCATGCGCAGCTGCAAATGATCTCTGCCCACAGTCACGTCCGTGCCGCGCTGGAAGCCGCACTGCCTGTATTGCGCACGCAACTGGCAGAAAGCGGCATCCAGTTGGGTCAAAGCAGTATTAGTAGTGAAAGCTTTGCTGGTCAACAGCACGCTTTTTCGCAACAGCAGCATGGCGCATCGACGCCTGGCCAGCAGACGCCATTAGCGGACGATGAAAGTGAACTGGCGGTTCCCGCCTCGCTTCAGGCCGCGGCTCGCGGCACTGGCGCCGTCGATATCTTCGCCTAA
- the fliJ gene encoding flagellar export protein FliJ, translating into MAEHSALATLKDLAEKEVDSAAQLLGEMRRGFQQAEEQLTMLLDYQNEYRNNLNNDMSQGIASNRWINYQQFIQTLEKAVDQHRQQLTQWTQKVDQALNVWREKKQRLQAWQTLQDRQSEAALLAENRLDQKKMDEFAQRAAMRKPE; encoded by the coding sequence ATGGCAGAACACAGTGCACTGGCAACACTCAAAGATCTCGCCGAAAAAGAGGTAGATAGCGCCGCACAGCTATTAGGCGAAATGCGACGTGGCTTCCAGCAGGCGGAAGAGCAACTGACAATGCTGCTCGACTACCAGAACGAGTACCGTAACAACCTGAACAATGACATGAGTCAGGGGATCGCCAGTAATCGCTGGATTAACTATCAGCAGTTTATTCAGACACTGGAAAAAGCGGTGGATCAACACCGGCAGCAGCTTACGCAATGGACGCAAAAAGTTGACCAGGCGCTCAACGTCTGGCGAGAAAAGAAACAACGCCTTCAGGCCTGGCAGACGCTACAGGACAGACAAAGCGAGGCCGCGCTCCTGGCAGAAAACCGCCTGGATCAGAAAAAAATGGATGAATTCGCTCAGCGTGCAGCAATGAGGAAACCGGAATGA
- the fliF gene encoding flagellar basal-body MS-ring/collar protein FliF, translating to MSATASAASQPKPLEWLNRLRANPKIPLIMAGSAAVAIVVAMVLWAKAPDYRTLFSNLSDQDGGAIVTQLTQMNIPYRFTDGTGAIEVPADKVHELRLRLAQQGLPKGGAVGFELLDQEKFGISQFSEQVNYQRALEGELARTVETLGPVKRARVHLAMPKPSLFVREQKSPSASVTVNLEPGRALDEGQISAVVHLVSSAVAGLPPGNVTLVDQNGRLLTQSNTNSRDLNDAQLKYAGDVEGRIQRRIEAILSPIVGNGNVHAQVTAQLDFANKEQTEEQYRPNGDASQAVLRSRQLNESEQTGTGYPGGVPGALSNQPAPANTAPISTPPANQQNAQNGQNGQNAQQQNTTTANAGPRSTQRNETSNYEVDRTIRHTKMNVGDVQRLSVAVVVNYKTLPDGKPLPLTSDQMKQIEELTREAMGFSDKRGDTLNVVNSPFTATDDSAGELPFWKQQAFIEQLISAGRWLLVLLVAWLLWRKAVRPQLTRRAEEAKAAQELAQIRQETEEAVEVRLSKDEQMQQRRANQRLGAEVMSQRIREMSDNDPRVVALVIRQWMSNDHE from the coding sequence ATGAGTGCGACTGCATCGGCTGCAAGCCAACCTAAACCTCTCGAATGGCTAAATCGCCTGCGTGCGAACCCCAAAATCCCTCTGATAATGGCGGGTTCCGCCGCTGTCGCTATCGTTGTGGCTATGGTGCTATGGGCCAAAGCGCCTGATTACCGCACATTGTTTAGCAACCTTTCCGATCAGGATGGCGGCGCTATCGTCACGCAGTTGACGCAGATGAATATCCCCTATCGCTTCACGGATGGCACCGGCGCGATTGAAGTTCCGGCGGATAAAGTCCATGAACTGCGCCTGCGTCTCGCGCAGCAAGGGCTGCCGAAAGGCGGCGCGGTGGGCTTCGAACTGCTGGATCAGGAAAAGTTCGGCATCAGTCAGTTCAGTGAACAGGTCAACTATCAGCGTGCGCTAGAAGGTGAACTGGCCCGGACTGTTGAAACGCTCGGTCCGGTAAAACGCGCCCGCGTTCATCTGGCAATGCCAAAGCCCTCTCTGTTTGTCCGCGAACAAAAGTCCCCTTCCGCCTCCGTGACCGTCAACCTTGAACCGGGTCGCGCACTGGATGAAGGGCAAATTAGTGCCGTGGTACATCTGGTTTCGAGCGCCGTTGCGGGCTTACCGCCGGGTAACGTGACGCTGGTCGATCAAAATGGTCGCCTGTTAACCCAGTCAAATACCAACAGCCGCGATCTTAACGACGCACAGTTGAAATACGCCGGCGATGTCGAAGGCCGTATCCAGCGTCGTATCGAAGCTATTCTGTCGCCCATTGTTGGCAATGGCAACGTTCACGCCCAGGTTACCGCACAACTCGACTTCGCCAATAAAGAGCAGACGGAAGAGCAGTACCGTCCGAACGGCGATGCGTCCCAGGCTGTACTGCGCTCTCGTCAGTTGAACGAAAGTGAGCAAACCGGTACCGGCTATCCAGGTGGGGTCCCTGGTGCGCTGTCTAATCAGCCTGCGCCAGCGAATACCGCGCCAATCTCGACGCCGCCTGCGAATCAGCAGAATGCGCAGAACGGACAGAATGGACAGAACGCTCAGCAGCAGAACACCACGACGGCCAATGCTGGTCCGCGCAGCACTCAGCGCAATGAGACCAGTAACTACGAAGTCGACCGGACCATCCGTCATACCAAAATGAACGTCGGCGACGTACAGCGCCTGTCCGTTGCGGTGGTGGTGAACTACAAAACGCTGCCAGACGGTAAACCACTCCCGCTGACCAGCGATCAAATGAAGCAAATTGAAGAGCTGACCCGCGAGGCAATGGGTTTCTCCGACAAGCGTGGCGACACCCTGAACGTGGTCAACTCGCCGTTTACCGCAACGGATGACAGCGCAGGCGAACTGCCGTTCTGGAAGCAACAGGCCTTTATCGAGCAGTTGATTTCTGCCGGTCGCTGGTTGCTGGTGCTGCTGGTCGCGTGGCTGCTGTGGCGTAAAGCGGTTCGTCCGCAGTTGACGCGCCGTGCAGAAGAAGCGAAAGCCGCGCAGGAACTCGCACAGATCCGTCAGGAAACGGAAGAAGCCGTCGAAGTACGCCTCAGCAAAGATGAGCAGATGCAGCAGCGCCGGGCTAACCAGCGTCTGGGTGCTGAAGTGATGAGTCAGCGTATTCGTGAAATGTCAGATAACGATCCGCGCGTCGTGGCGCTGGTCATTCGCCAGTGGATGAGTAACGATCATGAGTAA
- the fliE gene encoding flagellar hook-basal body complex protein FliE produces MSAIQGIEGVLSQLQATAMGARAQEVMPQPTVSFAGQLHAALDRISDTQNASRVQAEKFTLGEPGIALNDVMADMQKASVSMQMGIQVRNKLVAAYQEVMAMQV; encoded by the coding sequence ATGTCAGCAATACAGGGAATTGAAGGGGTTCTCAGCCAGCTCCAGGCCACGGCGATGGGTGCTCGCGCGCAAGAAGTGATGCCTCAACCGACGGTGAGTTTTGCCGGACAACTGCACGCCGCGCTGGACCGCATCAGCGATACGCAAAATGCCTCCCGCGTGCAGGCAGAGAAATTTACACTCGGCGAGCCTGGCATTGCGCTCAATGACGTGATGGCCGATATGCAGAAAGCCTCTGTCTCCATGCAGATGGGGATCCAGGTGCGTAACAAACTGGTTGCGGCGTACCAGGAAGTCATGGCGATGCAGGTGTAG
- the fliH gene encoding flagellar assembly protein FliH translates to MSNQLPWKIWTPDDLAPPLAEFVPMAQNDEPLADTDEPEISPELQLEQQLAQIKIQAHEQGYNAGLVEGRQAGHEQGYQEGLAQGLEEGQAQARSQQAPIHARMQQLVSEFQNTLDALDSVIASRLMQMALEAARQVIGQTPVVDNSALIKQIQQLLQQEPLFAGKPQLRVHPDDLQRVEEMLGATLSLHGWRLRGDPSLHHGGCKVSADEGDLDASVATRWQELCRLAAPGVV, encoded by the coding sequence ATGTCTAATCAGCTGCCATGGAAAATCTGGACCCCGGACGACCTCGCCCCGCCGCTGGCCGAGTTTGTGCCCATGGCACAGAATGACGAACCGTTGGCGGATACTGACGAGCCGGAGATCAGTCCCGAACTCCAGCTTGAGCAGCAGCTCGCGCAAATTAAAATCCAGGCTCATGAACAAGGTTACAACGCGGGACTGGTGGAAGGCCGCCAGGCCGGCCATGAGCAGGGTTATCAGGAAGGGTTGGCGCAAGGGCTGGAGGAAGGTCAGGCACAAGCCCGTTCTCAGCAGGCGCCGATTCATGCCCGCATGCAGCAGCTGGTCAGTGAATTCCAGAATACCCTGGATGCGCTGGACAGCGTTATCGCTTCCCGCCTGATGCAAATGGCGTTGGAAGCCGCGCGACAGGTGATCGGCCAAACGCCGGTCGTGGACAATTCCGCCCTGATTAAACAGATTCAGCAGCTCCTTCAACAGGAGCCATTGTTCGCCGGTAAACCCCAGCTTCGCGTACATCCGGACGACCTGCAGCGCGTAGAGGAGATGCTCGGTGCGACCCTCAGCCTGCACGGCTGGCGTTTGCGTGGCGACCCGTCGCTGCATCACGGCGGCTGTAAAGTTTCGGCCGACGAGGGCGATCTCGATGCCAGCGTCGCAACCCGCTGGCAAGAACTCTGCCGTCTGGCAGCGCCAGGAGTGGTTTGA